From Bradyrhizobium sp. NDS-1, the proteins below share one genomic window:
- a CDS encoding class I SAM-dependent methyltransferase: MSGNGKFTTWEEAVVWLRNQPDQGQLVRDAFYDDPLAAAAERYFRSSEWQAIAALLSGRSGTALDVGAGRGIASYALARSGFEVTALEPDGSAIVGAAAIRDLAAETKLPIHVVEEFSERLPFADETFDLVFARAVLHHMRDLDGACREMFRVLRPGGMLIAAREHVISKESDLQQFLDQHPLHRLYGGEHAYLLNRYTGALKSAGFAAVETLAPLQSPINLFPYTMETLRSAVVERLTLKIPAGPLWRAAFASQRVFVSLLSLAKSFDRRPGRLYSFVCHKV, from the coding sequence ATGAGCGGTAACGGGAAGTTCACGACTTGGGAGGAAGCCGTGGTCTGGCTGCGCAATCAGCCGGATCAGGGCCAGCTCGTGCGTGACGCCTTCTACGATGATCCGCTGGCCGCGGCTGCCGAGCGCTATTTTCGAAGCTCCGAGTGGCAGGCGATTGCGGCGCTGCTGTCCGGCCGCTCCGGCACGGCGCTCGACGTCGGTGCCGGTCGCGGCATTGCGAGCTACGCGCTGGCTCGCAGCGGATTTGAGGTAACTGCCCTCGAGCCCGATGGCAGCGCGATCGTCGGTGCGGCGGCGATCCGCGATCTGGCGGCCGAGACAAAGCTGCCGATCCACGTGGTCGAGGAATTCTCGGAGCGCCTGCCGTTCGCGGACGAAACATTCGATCTCGTATTTGCGCGCGCGGTGCTGCATCATATGCGCGACCTCGACGGCGCCTGCCGCGAGATGTTTCGTGTGCTTCGCCCCGGCGGGATGCTGATCGCCGCGCGGGAGCATGTGATCAGCAAGGAAAGCGATCTTCAGCAGTTCCTCGATCAGCACCCGCTGCATCGCCTTTACGGCGGCGAGCATGCCTACCTGCTCAACCGTTATACCGGCGCGCTGAAATCGGCCGGCTTTGCGGCTGTCGAGACGCTGGCTCCGCTGCAAAGTCCCATCAATCTGTTTCCCTACACAATGGAGACGCTGCGATCCGCGGTTGTCGAAAGGCTGACGTTGAAGATTCCAGCCGGTCCGCTGTGGCGCGCGGCCTTTGCTTCGCAGCGCGTCTTCGTATCGCTGCTTTCGCTGGCCAAGAGCTTTGACCGTCGGCCTGGCCGGCTCTATTCGTTCGTTTGTCACAAGGTTTAG
- a CDS encoding NAD-dependent epimerase/dehydratase family protein, with product MSAWVTGANGFIGRHLVRELAGAGRAVHGLGHGALDAADARALGLQTWINGEVDAANLSALAAARGLPSQVFHLAGGSSVGPSIARPFEDFSRTVTSTARLLEWLRSSAPACRLVVASSAAVYGSEHAGPIPESAALAPMSPYGHHKLMMEQLCRSYAQSFGIRCTVVRLFSVYGPNLRKQLLWDICSRLSSDERSLDLGGTGAEIRDWTDVRDVVRLLARVAEEVHQDEFRPINGGSGRGTSVADIAEGLIRNWGSNTVVRYSGVARPGDPVSLLADDGRLREMNFDWRLPLERGLADYVEWFRGPGRA from the coding sequence ATGTCCGCGTGGGTCACCGGTGCGAACGGGTTCATCGGCCGTCATCTCGTTCGCGAGCTGGCAGGCGCCGGGCGTGCAGTTCATGGCCTTGGTCACGGCGCGCTCGATGCAGCCGATGCGCGCGCCCTCGGCTTGCAGACGTGGATCAATGGCGAGGTTGACGCGGCCAACCTGAGCGCGCTCGCCGCTGCGCGCGGGTTGCCGTCGCAGGTCTTCCATCTAGCGGGTGGATCGTCGGTCGGGCCGTCGATCGCGCGCCCGTTCGAGGACTTTTCGCGGACGGTGACGAGCACGGCACGCCTGCTCGAATGGCTTCGAAGCTCTGCACCGGCGTGCCGTCTGGTGGTCGCGTCGAGCGCGGCGGTCTACGGTTCGGAGCATGCCGGTCCGATTCCCGAAAGCGCCGCACTCGCGCCGATGTCGCCCTATGGTCATCACAAGCTGATGATGGAGCAGCTGTGCCGGAGCTATGCGCAGAGTTTCGGCATTCGCTGCACCGTCGTGCGGTTGTTCTCGGTCTACGGTCCGAACCTTCGCAAGCAACTGCTCTGGGACATCTGCTCACGGCTGAGCAGCGATGAACGGTCTCTCGATCTGGGAGGGACCGGGGCCGAGATAAGGGACTGGACCGACGTCCGCGATGTCGTTCGCTTGCTGGCCCGCGTTGCGGAGGAGGTGCACCAGGATGAATTCCGGCCGATCAATGGCGGCTCGGGACGCGGCACGAGCGTCGCCGATATTGCCGAAGGCCTGATCCGGAATTGGGGAAGCAACACCGTCGTTCGTTATTCCGGCGTGGCGCGGCCGGGCGACCCGGTCAGCCTGCTGGCGGATGACGGGCGTTTGCGCGAGATGAATTTCGACTGGCGCCTGCCGCTGGAGCGCGGTCTCGCCGATTACGTCGAATGGTTCAGGGGCCCGGGCCGTGCCTAA
- a CDS encoding glycosyltransferase family 4 protein, producing the protein MPKRAPLRIAFTNVPRRLWAGGYNYQRNLFEVLNRHSPGMVVPVLFAGAADDPDEIAALASIPGVEVVRSPVFDHGATGLARTTDLARAIVFGLDAPAVAEFKANGIDMVFESARFFGWRLPFPAVAWFPDFQHRLLPHLFSRAAYWRRDLGFRAQIASGRHIMLSSASALGDLRKFYPGSSNGVSVVRFASEPPVGLLTTDPSDVIARYDLPRRYFYLPNQFWRHKNHQLVVDALDLLKSRGRDVVVAASGNTEDFRESGLFDKTMSEVSSRGLEPNFKHLGLIPLDHVYALLRASMALINPSECEGWSTTVEEAKSFGVPMILSDIDVHREQTGGSARYFGIRDAAALADQMLQVAETAEAATVRNLLPNLEQRVEAFVADFIRLTRDVMESRAG; encoded by the coding sequence GTGCCTAAGCGCGCACCGCTGCGGATTGCGTTCACCAACGTCCCGCGACGCCTATGGGCGGGCGGTTACAACTATCAACGCAATCTGTTCGAGGTGCTCAACCGGCATTCTCCGGGGATGGTGGTCCCTGTGCTGTTTGCCGGAGCGGCGGACGATCCCGATGAGATCGCGGCCTTGGCCAGCATTCCCGGCGTCGAGGTCGTGCGCTCGCCGGTGTTCGATCACGGCGCGACCGGACTTGCCCGCACGACGGATCTCGCTCGAGCGATCGTCTTTGGCTTGGACGCGCCTGCCGTTGCCGAATTCAAGGCCAACGGGATCGACATGGTGTTCGAATCCGCGCGCTTCTTTGGCTGGCGCCTGCCATTTCCGGCAGTCGCATGGTTCCCGGATTTTCAGCATCGCCTGCTTCCCCATCTTTTCTCCAGGGCCGCCTATTGGCGGCGTGATCTCGGCTTTCGGGCTCAGATCGCGTCTGGTCGGCACATCATGCTGAGCAGCGCCAGCGCGCTCGGCGATCTCAGGAAGTTCTATCCGGGCAGTTCGAACGGCGTCTCGGTCGTTCGATTTGCGAGCGAGCCCCCTGTCGGACTGCTCACCACGGATCCGTCTGACGTGATCGCCCGCTATGATCTTCCGCGACGCTATTTCTATCTGCCCAACCAGTTCTGGCGGCACAAGAATCACCAGCTCGTGGTCGATGCGCTCGATCTGCTGAAGTCTCGGGGGCGCGACGTCGTCGTCGCGGCCTCTGGAAATACGGAGGACTTCCGCGAGTCCGGCCTTTTCGACAAGACCATGAGCGAGGTCAGCTCGCGCGGGCTGGAGCCGAACTTCAAGCATCTCGGATTGATTCCCCTGGATCATGTCTATGCCCTCCTGCGTGCATCGATGGCGCTCATCAATCCTTCGGAATGCGAGGGGTGGAGCACGACTGTCGAGGAAGCGAAGTCGTTCGGTGTCCCGATGATTCTGTCCGACATCGATGTCCATCGCGAACAGACCGGGGGTAGCGCGCGATACTTCGGCATCCGAGACGCCGCGGCGCTGGCCGATCAAATGTTGCAGGTTGCGGAAACGGCCGAGGCTGCGACCGTCCGCAATCTGTTGCCGAACCTCGAGCAGCGCGTCGAGGCGTTCGTTGCGGATTTCATCCGGCTGACTCGGGACGTGATGGAGTCACGGGCCGGCTGA